In Microvenator marinus, one genomic interval encodes:
- a CDS encoding HU family DNA-binding protein, with translation MVVTCSKRIPMTKSELIETISTKIDVPKKRAEDVVNAVFDSMKDALLEDERIEIRGFGSFSIREHRAKKGRNPRTGATVEVDEKKTVHFKAGKELRDRVDS, from the coding sequence GTGGTTGTCACATGCAGCAAGAGGATTCCAATGACGAAATCAGAACTTATTGAAACAATTTCTACTAAAATTGATGTCCCAAAGAAACGCGCTGAAGACGTGGTCAACGCCGTTTTTGATTCCATGAAGGATGCTCTCCTCGAAGATGAGCGCATTGAAATTCGTGGATTTGGTAGCTTCTCCATCCGCGAACATCGCGCTAAGAAGGGCCGCAATCCTCGAACTGGCGCAACCGTCGAGGTCGATGAGAAAAAGACCGTGCACTTCAAGGCCGGCAAAGAGCTTCGGGATCGCGTCGATTCCTGA
- a CDS encoding serine/threonine-protein kinase PknK: MTEYDEGAAVAGRFIILERIGEGGMGAVYRALQQSLDREVALKVLHSEVAFTPRARRRFGREARAVARLNHPHIAAVYDFGTDDDERSLWLAMELVNGSALTTLKRTEIDLLRLLSITDQILSALSAAHARAIIHRDLKPSNVLITADDEGREVIKLVDFGLAATQEGELSLQNAPGGLDDEEGEVQSRVIMGTPRYMAPEIFRRKPVDPRVDLYALGVILFEILAGKPPYPGDDPRLVMKGHLKEPIPQLHVRDGAEIPSEFEAIIYKLLAKDPDERYQTANEVREEIQTIIGNYSFVPWMQGPAFGDISQFSRGNMSGASFLSRFGGQTMPPAAMLGASRPGIQSSLAPLVGRQTERRLMEERIRRCVAQREPCLVTIEGEGGIGKSRLAQWIQVRVDEAGIMRSALGADSQNGGGFDGVRSIIDQILGTSEVPYDEVPYVIESRLTKWDFSPEEIDTVARLMQPGGDAMLFNISGPVQDRISQQERVFAAVERVFRRASNERALLLILENLHHAGETTFAFIEHLVVGLHLNPDPIMLVATINSENLLGVTELKDSLGRISRFGGELLRIQLGILDNDEATELVQKILPLDEPLARRVARRAGGNPLHITQIVKYLQESEKLRFEEGKWRLQADVELDREVPQELGDLMRYRVERVASRHPDPVRLKALLDRCAIIGARFDYRLLRNFALAEADQRVIKNLDADLEYLVRDSVFREVGHSGEDILEFNHSLMRDVLLYDMDGKRSQRGLHILAAETKIQFFGNRAAQHGLEIAEHYRRARHPKGVYAFTLKAARAAMASSDLETAIRLFREAMLLAEKDASVEDEFGAEDQGLQEISAVMRSEEVMLEVAHIEVKIDEYEKAREHFRGLLRSPSKAVSAGARWGLGDLALRQGDLDEAYGWFEAALREASQIMETSTRQTLEAQALFGKGHVHLLRGELQQAGQVLPSALELAQQEQVRRLEGDILRRLADVEWSLGAPEKAEIYRRRATMLAESLNDKEVLAESHMHTATYLRRIGQPGRVEEHTQAAIKIYEELGKRHAQAEGFLMLGRLAWARGDFKEAANKYREAHRLYEAFEDRRGTTLCKHRLAELAFSIQKHKETQALVRDAAEGYRSIGDRVGAAFCRLLAGRVELELQNVQQASSTFRSVVETFDEMGHVAGKIQALALLALAQEMLAEHTEVDEILRQVFETVSQVPISQESFATALERLSVLVNPRDPAVALDLDNLAEEAWAMLGRT; this comes from the coding sequence ATGACGGAGTACGACGAGGGAGCCGCGGTCGCTGGCCGATTTATCATTCTGGAAAGAATCGGTGAAGGCGGCATGGGAGCGGTCTACAGGGCACTTCAGCAGTCGCTTGACCGCGAAGTTGCCCTCAAAGTTTTGCACTCGGAGGTCGCCTTTACCCCTAGGGCGCGCCGACGGTTCGGCAGAGAAGCGCGCGCCGTTGCGCGGCTAAATCACCCCCACATCGCCGCGGTTTACGACTTCGGCACCGACGACGACGAACGCTCGCTCTGGCTTGCGATGGAGCTCGTCAACGGCAGCGCCCTGACCACGCTCAAGCGCACCGAGATCGACCTTCTGCGCCTGCTCTCGATCACCGATCAGATTCTAAGTGCGCTCTCGGCGGCACACGCGCGCGCCATCATCCACCGCGACCTAAAGCCCTCGAACGTGCTCATCACAGCCGACGACGAGGGCCGCGAAGTCATCAAGCTCGTGGATTTCGGGCTCGCCGCTACGCAAGAGGGCGAGCTCAGCCTCCAGAATGCGCCGGGGGGCCTCGACGACGAAGAAGGAGAGGTCCAGAGTCGCGTCATCATGGGCACGCCGCGCTATATGGCGCCCGAGATCTTCCGGCGAAAACCCGTCGATCCAAGAGTCGATCTCTACGCCCTTGGGGTGATCCTCTTCGAGATTCTCGCTGGCAAGCCGCCCTATCCGGGCGACGACCCGCGCCTCGTCATGAAGGGGCACCTCAAGGAGCCGATCCCTCAGCTTCACGTCCGAGACGGCGCCGAAATCCCGTCGGAATTCGAGGCGATCATCTACAAACTCCTCGCAAAAGACCCAGACGAGCGCTACCAGACGGCGAATGAGGTCCGCGAAGAGATTCAGACCATCATCGGGAACTATAGTTTTGTGCCCTGGATGCAAGGGCCTGCGTTTGGGGATATCTCGCAGTTTTCCCGCGGCAATATGTCCGGGGCGAGCTTCCTCTCGAGATTTGGTGGCCAAACGATGCCGCCCGCGGCGATGCTCGGTGCAAGCCGCCCGGGCATCCAATCTTCACTGGCCCCACTCGTGGGTCGCCAGACCGAACGCCGACTCATGGAAGAGCGTATTCGCCGCTGCGTGGCGCAGCGCGAGCCCTGTCTTGTGACCATCGAAGGCGAGGGAGGCATTGGCAAGTCCAGGCTCGCCCAATGGATTCAGGTTCGCGTGGACGAGGCAGGCATCATGCGCTCTGCGCTCGGTGCGGACTCCCAGAACGGCGGAGGTTTTGACGGTGTCCGGTCGATTATCGACCAGATTCTGGGCACCTCCGAGGTCCCCTACGATGAGGTGCCCTACGTCATCGAGTCCAGACTTACAAAATGGGATTTCAGCCCCGAGGAGATCGATACCGTTGCGCGCCTGATGCAGCCTGGCGGTGACGCCATGCTCTTCAATATCTCCGGGCCGGTTCAGGACCGGATATCTCAGCAGGAACGTGTTTTTGCCGCAGTAGAGCGCGTCTTCCGGCGTGCCTCGAATGAACGGGCACTCCTGCTAATCCTCGAGAATCTTCACCACGCCGGTGAAACCACGTTTGCGTTCATCGAGCACCTTGTGGTGGGGCTGCATCTCAATCCTGACCCCATCATGCTGGTCGCGACCATCAACTCCGAAAACCTGCTCGGTGTCACAGAGCTCAAAGACTCCCTCGGCCGGATCAGCAGGTTTGGCGGTGAGTTGCTGCGAATCCAACTCGGAATCCTCGACAACGATGAGGCGACCGAACTCGTGCAAAAAATCCTGCCATTGGACGAACCGCTGGCGCGTCGCGTGGCTCGGCGCGCGGGCGGAAACCCGCTCCACATCACTCAGATCGTCAAATACCTTCAAGAGAGCGAAAAGCTTCGATTCGAAGAAGGAAAATGGCGGCTCCAGGCGGACGTAGAGCTCGACCGAGAGGTCCCGCAAGAACTCGGCGATTTGATGCGCTATCGCGTCGAACGTGTAGCGTCGCGTCATCCCGACCCGGTAAGACTAAAGGCTTTGCTCGACCGCTGCGCCATCATCGGCGCGAGGTTCGACTACCGTCTGCTCAGAAATTTTGCGCTGGCCGAGGCCGACCAACGTGTCATCAAGAACCTCGACGCCGACCTCGAATATCTGGTGCGCGATAGCGTGTTTCGGGAGGTCGGGCATAGCGGCGAAGATATTTTGGAGTTCAATCACTCCTTGATGCGCGATGTGCTCTTGTACGATATGGACGGCAAACGCTCACAGCGCGGGCTTCATATCCTCGCGGCCGAGACCAAAATCCAGTTCTTTGGCAATCGCGCTGCGCAGCACGGACTGGAGATCGCCGAGCATTATCGCCGAGCACGTCACCCCAAAGGCGTCTACGCTTTTACCCTCAAGGCGGCCCGCGCGGCTATGGCGTCGAGCGACCTCGAAACCGCTATCAGGCTCTTTCGCGAGGCGATGCTCCTCGCCGAAAAGGACGCATCCGTTGAGGATGAGTTCGGTGCGGAAGACCAGGGCCTTCAAGAGATTTCTGCGGTCATGCGCTCCGAAGAGGTCATGCTCGAAGTCGCGCATATCGAAGTCAAAATCGACGAATATGAGAAAGCTCGCGAGCATTTCCGCGGTCTCTTGCGCTCGCCGTCAAAGGCCGTTTCCGCTGGCGCACGTTGGGGGCTCGGCGATTTGGCACTCAGGCAGGGTGACCTCGATGAGGCCTACGGTTGGTTCGAGGCCGCGCTGCGGGAAGCTTCTCAAATCATGGAGACGTCCACACGGCAGACCCTCGAGGCTCAGGCGCTCTTCGGCAAAGGACACGTCCATCTCTTGCGCGGCGAACTCCAACAGGCGGGGCAGGTGCTTCCAAGCGCGTTGGAACTCGCGCAGCAAGAGCAAGTCCGGCGCCTTGAAGGAGACATTCTGAGGCGTCTGGCGGACGTTGAGTGGAGCCTTGGGGCTCCTGAAAAAGCCGAGATCTACAGGCGACGTGCCACCATGCTCGCGGAATCACTCAACGACAAAGAGGTCCTGGCCGAGTCGCATATGCACACGGCCACCTATCTACGGCGCATCGGACAGCCTGGGCGAGTCGAAGAACATACTCAGGCTGCCATCAAGATTTATGAAGAGCTCGGAAAGCGCCACGCACAAGCCGAGGGATTCCTTATGCTCGGGCGTCTCGCGTGGGCGCGCGGTGATTTCAAAGAGGCTGCCAATAAATACCGCGAGGCTCACCGTCTCTACGAGGCATTTGAGGACCGAAGGGGCACCACTCTTTGTAAGCACCGCCTCGCTGAGCTCGCGTTCTCTATTCAAAAACACAAGGAGACACAGGCGCTGGTCCGTGATGCTGCCGAAGGGTACCGCTCCATCGGGGACCGCGTAGGTGCTGCGTTTTGTAGGCTTCTTGCGGGTCGCGTCGAATTGGAGCTCCAGAACGTGCAGCAGGCGTCTTCGACGTTCCGTTCGGTGGTCGAAACATTCGATGAAATGGGGCACGTGGCCGGAAAGATTCAGGCCCTGGCCTTGCTCGCGTTGGCTCAGGAGATGTTGGCTGAACACACCGAAGTGGACGAGATTTTGCGGCAAGTCTTCGAGACCGTCTCGCAGGTCCCGATCTCACAAGAGAGCTTCGCCACTGCCTTGGAGCGCTTGAGCGTCTTGGTAAATCCGCGCGACCCCGCTGTGGCTCTCGATTTGGACAACCTCGCCGAAGAAGCTTGGGCCATGTTGGGCAGGACCTAA
- a CDS encoding radical SAM protein — protein sequence MSASQETQSLVRLTEIFYSIQGEGRASGRPCVFVRLSRCNLRCTWCDTTYSFKGGEKFTFDDVMAEVGKYPTKLVEITGGEPLLQPTVHPLMTAFADAGYEVMIETSGSLDISKIDPRVHIIMDLKAPGSSEEKRNLWANLEHLKPTDEVKIVILDQADYEWARDKVREHKLEERCHVIFSPVHGQMDGNALANWILEDGLNVRLGLQIHKFLSVE from the coding sequence ATGTCAGCTTCCCAAGAAACTCAGTCTCTCGTTCGATTGACTGAGATTTTTTATAGTATTCAGGGCGAAGGTCGTGCCAGTGGGCGTCCTTGTGTCTTCGTGCGTCTTTCTCGGTGCAACTTGAGGTGTACGTGGTGCGATACCACTTACTCCTTCAAGGGCGGCGAGAAGTTTACGTTTGATGATGTGATGGCCGAGGTTGGTAAGTATCCGACGAAACTCGTCGAGATTACGGGCGGCGAGCCGCTTCTTCAGCCCACGGTTCACCCGCTGATGACGGCATTTGCGGATGCCGGCTACGAGGTCATGATCGAGACATCGGGTTCGCTCGATATCTCCAAGATCGATCCTCGTGTGCACATCATCATGGACCTTAAGGCGCCCGGCAGCTCAGAGGAAAAACGAAACCTCTGGGCGAATCTCGAGCACCTTAAACCCACCGACGAAGTCAAAATCGTCATCCTCGACCAGGCCGACTACGAGTGGGCACGCGACAAAGTTCGCGAGCATAAACTCGAAGAGCGCTGCCACGTCATCTTTTCACCGGTTCACGGTCAGATGGATGGCAACGCTCTCGCAAATTGGATTCTCGAAGACGGCCTCAACGTGCGGCTCGGCCTTCAAATCCATAAATTCTTGAGTGTCGAATAA
- a CDS encoding peptidylprolyl isomerase has protein sequence MKHLIVLALLLAAGCASSPDIPENSDPVNYRSTQDAPKTTEDANAQETPAPEDASVTNKEIPSATGPVATVNNTEISAEQFNSEIMRVLKSGMPPALAGRYKDTIVQKLIERELMKASLKAENVEVTDAEKKAKLDEIQTEFALAAQQSGASLDDLVQQLGITREELDASVVEAIAIEKVLVKRGMAEPSKEDVRRYYDENPEQFEQPESVKARHILFKVDPGASEEMWAEAKKKADVVFKDASKAKADFAALATKHSEGPTKANGGDLGFVPRGTTVPEFEDPMFALKKGEVSEPVRTPFGWHIIKVEEKRDAGMVPFEEVEERLTQQFKAQTMREAVEAYVADLKEKATIEIHSENIK, from the coding sequence ATGAAACATCTAATCGTTTTGGCGCTCTTGCTAGCTGCCGGCTGTGCTTCTTCTCCAGACATTCCGGAAAACTCAGACCCGGTCAACTACCGCTCCACACAAGATGCGCCCAAGACTACTGAGGATGCAAACGCTCAGGAAACCCCTGCTCCTGAGGACGCGAGCGTCACCAACAAAGAGATCCCGAGCGCCACGGGTCCCGTGGCTACTGTGAACAATACCGAGATCTCGGCTGAGCAATTTAACTCCGAGATCATGCGTGTCTTGAAGTCGGGTATGCCGCCTGCACTTGCGGGGCGTTATAAGGACACGATCGTGCAAAAGCTGATCGAGCGTGAACTCATGAAGGCCTCGCTCAAGGCTGAAAACGTGGAGGTCACAGACGCTGAGAAGAAGGCCAAACTCGACGAGATCCAGACTGAGTTCGCGCTCGCTGCACAGCAATCTGGCGCCTCGCTCGATGATTTGGTCCAGCAGCTCGGTATCACGCGCGAAGAGCTCGACGCGTCCGTGGTCGAAGCGATCGCTATTGAGAAAGTACTCGTCAAACGCGGCATGGCCGAGCCGTCCAAAGAAGACGTGCGGCGCTACTATGACGAAAACCCTGAGCAGTTCGAGCAGCCCGAGTCTGTCAAAGCCCGCCACATACTCTTCAAGGTCGACCCAGGTGCGTCAGAGGAAATGTGGGCGGAAGCTAAGAAGAAGGCCGACGTGGTCTTTAAAGACGCCTCAAAGGCTAAAGCAGATTTTGCCGCCCTTGCCACCAAACATTCCGAAGGCCCCACCAAAGCCAATGGCGGAGATTTGGGCTTTGTGCCTCGCGGCACCACCGTGCCGGAGTTCGAAGATCCCATGTTCGCCCTCAAAAAAGGTGAGGTCAGCGAGCCGGTCCGAACGCCTTTTGGCTGGCATATCATCAAGGTCGAAGAAAAGCGTGATGCTGGCATGGTGCCTTTCGAAGAAGTCGAAGAGCGGCTGACCCAACAGTTCAAAGCTCAGACCATGCGCGAAGCTGTGGAAGCTTACGTGGCTGATCTCAAGGAGAAGGCTACGATCGAAATTCACTCTGAGAACATTAAGTAG
- the queG gene encoding tRNA epoxyqueuosine(34) reductase QueG, whose amino-acid sequence MSLAQKIVDRAEELGFSSAAIIPAATIPNHEPLFDWLHEGRHGLMGYMERYQDLRVNPAVLEPGTQSVVVLTTNYASSSDVLPGGLRVARYAHNDDYHDVLRERMQELAAFIHAETGAAVGTRPAVDSAPLLERPLAAAAGLGWIGKHSLLLHRERGSWVILSELLVDIEIPTSVPEPYQARCGSCTACIDACPTGAIISPFVLDARRCISYLTIELKGPIPRELRPKIGDHLFGCDICQDVCPWNRGVEVHQDPAFSARPGLANLTIQELISMTQEEFSRVFKGSPLKRSKRRGLLRNAAVVLGNMRAAEDLDLLVTRLREEPEELVRGHLAWAIGRYGSKEAAAALQSAETAESSPYVLEEIRVALESI is encoded by the coding sequence ATGTCACTCGCCCAAAAGATTGTGGACCGTGCAGAAGAGCTTGGGTTCAGCTCCGCAGCGATCATTCCCGCAGCCACAATACCCAACCACGAACCCCTTTTTGACTGGCTTCATGAGGGAAGACACGGCTTGATGGGGTATATGGAGCGGTATCAGGACCTGCGGGTGAATCCGGCCGTTTTGGAGCCTGGTACGCAATCGGTTGTGGTGCTGACCACAAATTACGCGAGCTCGAGCGACGTGCTCCCGGGTGGCCTGAGAGTGGCTCGGTACGCGCATAACGACGATTACCACGACGTGCTTCGCGAGCGGATGCAGGAGCTCGCGGCGTTTATTCATGCGGAGACAGGCGCTGCCGTAGGCACGCGACCGGCCGTAGATTCGGCGCCCTTGTTGGAACGTCCGCTCGCGGCGGCTGCTGGGCTCGGCTGGATTGGCAAACACTCGTTGTTATTGCACCGCGAGAGGGGCTCGTGGGTGATCCTCTCTGAGCTCCTGGTGGACATTGAGATTCCAACTTCCGTGCCCGAGCCCTATCAGGCGCGTTGTGGTTCATGCACAGCGTGTATCGATGCTTGTCCAACCGGTGCGATTATCTCGCCGTTCGTGCTGGATGCGAGGCGTTGCATCTCGTACCTGACGATTGAGTTGAAGGGGCCGATTCCAAGGGAGCTTCGACCCAAGATCGGCGACCACCTCTTTGGATGTGATATCTGCCAGGACGTCTGCCCGTGGAATCGCGGCGTGGAGGTCCATCAGGACCCTGCCTTCAGCGCGCGCCCGGGGCTTGCCAACCTGACCATTCAAGAACTCATCTCCATGACTCAGGAGGAGTTCTCTCGGGTGTTTAAGGGCTCGCCGTTGAAACGCTCGAAACGAAGGGGGCTTTTAAGGAACGCGGCGGTCGTGCTAGGCAACATGCGCGCGGCCGAGGACCTCGATTTGTTGGTGACGCGGCTTCGCGAGGAGCCCGAGGAGCTTGTCCGCGGTCATCTTGCGTGGGCCATCGGCAGGTACGGGTCCAAGGAGGCCGCAGCGGCGTTGCAGAGTGCCGAGACGGCCGAGAGTTCGCCCTATGTTTTGGAAGAGATACGAGTTGCGCTGGAGTCGATATGA
- a CDS encoding SDR family oxidoreductase: MSLSGKTIFITGASRGIGLAIATRAAQDGANIVIAAKTVEPHPKLDGTIYTAAKDVEQAGGQALPVQVDIRYEEQIQAAVDAAVAKFGGIDICINNASAIDLRGTLQVDMKRYDLMHSINTRGTFLTTKICLPHLLKAQNPHVLNISPPLNMEPRWFGPHVAYTMAKYGMSMCVLGMAEEFNGRVGVNALWPKTVIATAAVQNLLGGDEVIKASRTPEIMADAAYQILTRPQAECNGNFFVDEDVLRQSGVADFEKYLVTPGTEPLPDFFL, from the coding sequence ATGAGCCTGAGCGGTAAGACGATCTTTATTACGGGTGCAAGCCGAGGCATCGGACTGGCGATCGCCACCCGAGCCGCACAAGACGGTGCCAACATCGTCATCGCAGCTAAAACCGTGGAGCCCCACCCAAAGCTCGACGGCACCATCTACACCGCCGCAAAAGACGTCGAGCAGGCCGGAGGCCAAGCGCTCCCAGTGCAGGTAGACATCCGATACGAAGAACAGATTCAGGCCGCTGTGGATGCGGCCGTCGCCAAATTCGGTGGCATCGACATCTGTATCAACAACGCGAGCGCCATCGACCTCCGCGGCACGCTCCAGGTGGACATGAAGCGCTACGACCTGATGCATTCCATCAATACTCGTGGCACCTTCCTGACCACCAAAATCTGTCTTCCGCACCTGCTTAAGGCCCAAAACCCGCACGTCCTCAACATCTCTCCGCCGCTCAATATGGAGCCCCGTTGGTTCGGCCCTCACGTGGCCTACACCATGGCAAAATACGGAATGAGCATGTGCGTTTTAGGAATGGCAGAGGAGTTCAACGGCAGAGTCGGCGTCAACGCACTATGGCCCAAGACCGTGATCGCCACGGCTGCCGTACAAAACCTACTCGGGGGCGACGAGGTCATCAAAGCCAGCCGTACCCCAGAAATCATGGCGGATGCCGCATACCAAATCCTCACTCGCCCACAAGCCGAGTGTAATGGTAACTTTTTTGTAGACGAAGATGTGCTAAGGCAATCAGGTGTGGCCGACTTCGAGAAGTATCTCGTGACGCCAGGCACCGAGCCTTTACCAGACTTTTTTCTTTGA
- a CDS encoding N-formylglutamate amidohydrolase — protein MSKYFEIRRPTEQRIPVLVDVPHAGEWIPDEVMDEMVVGGQTLKRDLDLYVDEIWEETPDFGATLIFSKVSRYVVDLNRADDDVSPKTVQGATRVDAPGYYHDRGVVWRTTTDGTPVMGSAMSREAFERRIATFHTPYHRAIAEEIERIRQQFGFCILVDGHSMPSMGRSGHSDPGARRADIVPGDVDGTSCDPVVTRIIERHFKSAGYSVKTNVPYKGGWITRSFGRPSLGVHAIQIELNRDLYMNEMTFTRRPTPMQLLAQTCVGVLPKLGELKLDLVL, from the coding sequence ATGAGTAAGTATTTTGAAATTAGGCGCCCCACGGAGCAGCGAATACCGGTGCTGGTGGATGTACCTCATGCCGGAGAGTGGATTCCGGACGAGGTGATGGATGAGATGGTGGTCGGCGGCCAGACCCTGAAGCGCGACCTCGACCTCTATGTGGATGAGATTTGGGAGGAGACGCCGGATTTTGGTGCCACGCTGATTTTCTCCAAAGTTTCGCGCTACGTGGTGGACCTCAACCGCGCCGATGACGACGTGTCTCCGAAGACGGTTCAGGGTGCTACGCGCGTGGATGCGCCGGGTTATTATCATGACCGAGGCGTCGTCTGGCGCACCACTACGGACGGAACGCCGGTGATGGGAAGTGCGATGAGTCGTGAGGCGTTCGAGCGCCGGATCGCGACCTTTCACACGCCCTACCATCGCGCGATTGCCGAGGAGATCGAGCGGATCCGCCAGCAGTTCGGCTTTTGTATTCTGGTGGACGGGCACTCGATGCCTTCGATGGGCCGTTCTGGGCATAGCGACCCTGGCGCGCGGCGTGCCGACATTGTGCCTGGCGACGTGGATGGTACCTCGTGTGACCCAGTCGTGACGCGGATTATCGAGCGGCACTTCAAATCTGCAGGTTATTCCGTCAAGACGAATGTGCCCTACAAAGGGGGCTGGATTACGCGCTCGTTCGGGCGCCCTTCTCTTGGTGTGCACGCCATCCAAATCGAGCTCAATCGCGACCTCTACATGAACGAGATGACGTTTACTCGGCGGCCTACTCCGATGCAGTTGCTCGCGCAGACGTGCGTCGGGGTGTTGCCGAAACTCGGTGAGTTGAAGCTGGATTTGGTCCTGTAA
- a CDS encoding malate dehydrogenase has protein sequence MTTPVRVAVTGAAGAICYSMLFRIAAGEMLGKDTPIILQLIEIPQAMQALSGVVMELDDCAFPLLHGVEITDDANKGFKDANVAILVGGRPRGPGMLRSDLIQANGPIFTTQGKAINDNAADDIRVVVVGNPCNTNALIAMHNAPDVPRERFTAMTRLDENRAKTQLARKAGVLVSEVTNVGIWGNHSNTMFPSFEQIKIGGKAATDVITDREWLEGEFMKTVQLRGKAIIDARGASSAASAGNAAIDHIRDWSRPTPAGDWISMAVPSQGQYGIEEGLMYSFPVRCDGKGGYEIVEGLDLSDYAMEKIRATETELKEERDVVKDLLK, from the coding sequence ATGACCACACCGGTAAGAGTTGCAGTCACCGGAGCCGCAGGCGCCATTTGTTATTCAATGCTTTTCCGCATCGCTGCGGGCGAGATGCTCGGCAAAGACACGCCGATCATTCTTCAGCTGATCGAAATTCCTCAAGCGATGCAGGCCCTTTCGGGCGTGGTCATGGAGCTCGACGATTGTGCGTTCCCACTGCTTCACGGCGTTGAGATCACCGACGATGCCAACAAGGGCTTCAAGGACGCCAACGTCGCCATTTTGGTGGGTGGACGTCCGCGTGGACCAGGTATGTTGCGCTCGGACTTGATCCAGGCCAACGGCCCGATCTTCACCACGCAGGGCAAAGCCATCAACGACAACGCAGCCGACGATATCCGCGTGGTTGTGGTTGGAAACCCATGCAATACCAACGCTCTGATCGCCATGCACAATGCGCCAGACGTGCCGCGTGAGCGTTTCACCGCCATGACGCGCCTCGACGAAAACCGCGCCAAGACTCAGCTTGCACGTAAAGCTGGTGTTTTGGTGAGCGAAGTCACCAACGTGGGTATCTGGGGTAACCACTCCAACACCATGTTCCCGAGCTTCGAGCAGATCAAGATCGGCGGAAAGGCAGCAACCGATGTGATCACCGACCGTGAATGGCTCGAAGGCGAATTCATGAAGACGGTTCAGTTGCGCGGTAAGGCGATTATCGATGCACGTGGTGCGTCGTCGGCAGCAAGCGCTGGAAACGCCGCCATTGACCATATCCGCGATTGGTCGCGCCCAACCCCTGCCGGGGACTGGATTTCGATGGCGGTGCCTTCACAAGGGCAATACGGCATCGAGGAAGGCCTGATGTACTCATTCCCCGTGCGCTGTGATGGCAAAGGTGGATACGAGATCGTGGAGGGTCTGGACCTCAGCGATTACGCGATGGAGAAAATCCGCGCGACTGAGACCGAGCTCAAAGAAGAGCGCGATGTGGTCAAAGACTTGTTGAAATAA
- a CDS encoding MopE-related protein has protein sequence MSRKSVWFVVVLLTFQMLGCGSDEAGAGPECGLDERYNPILDACEPARTLMNNTDDMGEDVSDEVDMGENPEPDMSQSDMPEEDSGPDLPDGLTCLTDLDGDGHYAIECGGDDCDDTNRSRSPSATELCDRIDNDCNDEINDGIDCSFYAHSNTKLYRIDPFKFTTQELGSVPGLFDIDTHPDGTLYGLTSSQLYTYDPQSSMWTAFPNELGVNLGTANGMAIDEDGTAYVTGGNTLYTVDLTNGSATAVGSGNYNSSGDTVITKQGVLYMTSSRTLNTDTLVLVEGSDGSGDLVGATNHRGIWGLTAAWGDVYGLTEDGELIAIDSQTGASTLIHQFGISFYGAASTPNR, from the coding sequence GTGTCCAGAAAATCCGTGTGGTTCGTAGTCGTACTTTTAACCTTTCAAATGTTGGGGTGTGGGTCGGATGAGGCTGGTGCCGGGCCTGAGTGTGGTCTAGACGAGCGCTATAATCCGATCTTAGACGCCTGCGAGCCCGCGCGCACGCTCATGAATAACACTGACGATATGGGCGAAGACGTCTCGGACGAAGTCGATATGGGGGAGAATCCCGAGCCGGATATGTCTCAATCAGATATGCCCGAAGAAGACAGTGGTCCCGACTTGCCTGACGGTCTGACGTGTTTGACGGATTTGGACGGCGATGGTCATTACGCCATAGAGTGCGGTGGTGATGATTGTGATGACACCAACCGGAGCCGTAGCCCCAGTGCGACCGAGCTTTGCGACCGCATCGACAACGACTGCAATGACGAGATCAACGACGGCATCGATTGTTCGTTCTACGCCCACTCGAACACCAAGTTGTATCGCATCGACCCGTTCAAGTTCACGACGCAAGAGCTCGGCAGTGTGCCTGGGCTCTTTGATATCGATACACATCCCGACGGCACGCTCTACGGCCTGACGTCGAGCCAACTCTACACTTACGACCCGCAGTCCAGCATGTGGACGGCGTTCCCGAACGAATTGGGCGTTAACCTCGGCACAGCGAATGGCATGGCCATTGACGAAGATGGGACGGCTTATGTGACCGGAGGAAACACGCTCTACACGGTAGACTTGACCAACGGGAGCGCCACGGCGGTAGGCTCTGGCAATTACAACTCAAGCGGGGATACGGTCATCACAAAACAAGGCGTGTTGTACATGACTTCTTCGAGGACGTTGAATACGGATACGTTGGTGCTCGTCGAGGGTAGTGATGGTAGTGGTGACCTTGTGGGCGCGACGAACCATCGAGGAATATGGGGTCTGACGGCCGCATGGGGCGATGTTTATGGATTGACGGAAGACGGTGAGTTGATTGCGATCGACTCGCAAACTGGTGCCAGCACGCTGATTCACCAGTTTGGAATTTCGTTCTATGGCGCCGCCAGTACCCCGAACCGATAA